One window of the Niallia circulans genome contains the following:
- a CDS encoding glycoside hydrolase family 28 protein, producing MSDYIITEFGAENDGSICTESIQKAIDKAYENGGGRIVIPPGEFLTGALFLKDHIELHLAAGAVLKFSNQQADYFVVTSRWEGVVREVYASCLYAENSQHIAITGFGTIDGNGEKWWQLFRNEREKLLYPRPKLISLDGCENISIKDVTLINSPSWTVNPICSNNITIDNIKINNPQDSPNTDGIDPESCMNVRISNCHIDVGDDCIAIKAGTEDTAERIACENITITNCTMVHGHGGVVLGSEMSGNIRNVTISNCVFQDTDRGIRLKSRRGRGGVVEDIRVSNIVMEGVMCPFILNLYYFCGPKGKDKYVWDKNPYPVTNETPMFRRIHFANITARNVQAAAGFIYGLAEQYISELTFNQVDISLAVDAIPGKPAMMAGIEDMNNRGFYVGFAKDILFNRVTIENHEGPAFFLENCEDIELINCKSKNTKKEEALLKEVKA from the coding sequence ATGAGCGATTATATTATCACTGAATTCGGTGCAGAGAATGATGGGAGTATATGTACAGAGTCGATTCAGAAGGCGATAGATAAGGCATATGAAAATGGAGGAGGCAGAATTGTTATCCCGCCAGGCGAGTTTTTGACAGGTGCGCTTTTTTTAAAGGATCATATTGAACTTCATTTAGCCGCAGGAGCAGTATTGAAATTCTCTAATCAGCAAGCAGACTATTTCGTTGTTACATCTAGATGGGAAGGTGTAGTTAGAGAAGTATATGCTTCATGCTTATACGCAGAAAATAGCCAGCATATTGCGATCACTGGCTTTGGAACCATTGACGGAAATGGAGAGAAATGGTGGCAACTTTTTCGAAATGAGCGAGAGAAGCTGCTTTATCCGCGGCCAAAATTGATTAGCCTAGATGGTTGTGAAAACATATCGATTAAAGATGTGACCTTAATAAATTCTCCAAGTTGGACGGTTAACCCCATATGCAGTAACAACATTACGATCGATAATATAAAAATCAATAATCCGCAAGATTCACCAAATACAGATGGCATTGATCCGGAATCCTGCATGAATGTTAGAATCAGTAACTGTCATATTGATGTAGGGGACGATTGTATTGCGATTAAGGCAGGAACAGAGGACACTGCAGAACGGATAGCTTGTGAAAATATAACGATTACAAATTGTACCATGGTTCATGGACATGGAGGAGTAGTGCTTGGCAGTGAAATGAGCGGAAATATCCGAAATGTCACCATAAGTAATTGCGTCTTTCAAGATACTGATCGTGGCATTCGGTTGAAGTCGAGACGAGGACGTGGGGGAGTAGTTGAAGACATTCGTGTAAGCAATATCGTAATGGAAGGTGTAATGTGTCCGTTCATTTTAAATTTATATTATTTCTGTGGGCCTAAAGGAAAGGACAAATACGTATGGGATAAAAATCCTTACCCAGTAACTAATGAGACTCCGATGTTTAGGCGCATTCATTTTGCCAATATAACGGCTAGGAATGTTCAGGCTGCAGCCGGATTTATTTACGGTTTAGCCGAGCAATATATATCAGAACTAACTTTTAATCAAGTGGATATTTCATTGGCGGTAGATGCGATTCCTGGAAAACCAGCAATGATGGCAGGCATAGAAGATATGAATAACCGGGGCTTTTATGTAGGCTTTGCAAAGGATATTTTATTTAACCGGGTGACGATTGAAAACCATGAAGGTCCAGCTTTTTTTCTAGAAAATTGTGAGGATATCGAGTTAATAAACTGTAAGTCTAAAAATACAAAGAAGGAAGAAGCGCTTTTAAAGGAAGTGAAGGCATAA
- a CDS encoding glycoside hydrolase family 88/105 protein: MAEMSWSERTAQSIMERLPRLYEDRGYNGKWSYDYGVVLKGFENLWKRTGKKKYLHFIKENLDYFVQPDGTIKGFEVSEFNIDHINNGKLLFQLFKQTGEEKYRQAADLLKSQLELHPRTSEGVFWHKQIYPYQIWLDGLYMGAPFYAQYQMEYRDGEGLDDILHQFKISYQHLLDEKTGLLYHAWDEKKVQPWANKETGLSENFWGRAMGWYVMALVDTLEIIPKDTPDRPFLEKILKNTLAALLNYQDKEKGVWYQVVDKQGEKGNYLEASASSMYVCSIAKGIRLGVLEKQEWLHPLKKSYQGLLDEFVLLTKEGWVNLNKNCQVAGLGGADKRDGTYTYYISEPIICNDQKGLGAFLQALVEVEEVINE, translated from the coding sequence ATGGCAGAAATGAGTTGGTCAGAGAGAACAGCACAATCCATTATGGAAAGACTTCCACGATTATATGAAGATAGAGGCTATAACGGAAAATGGTCTTATGATTATGGAGTTGTTTTAAAAGGGTTTGAAAACCTTTGGAAACGAACAGGCAAGAAGAAATATTTGCATTTTATAAAAGAAAACCTCGATTATTTTGTGCAACCGGATGGAACGATTAAAGGATTTGAAGTATCAGAATTTAATATTGACCATATTAACAATGGAAAATTACTATTTCAACTTTTTAAACAAACGGGGGAGGAAAAGTATCGGCAAGCAGCCGATTTATTGAAATCCCAATTAGAGCTGCATCCAAGAACATCAGAAGGTGTTTTTTGGCATAAGCAAATTTATCCATATCAAATTTGGCTGGATGGCTTATATATGGGGGCGCCATTCTATGCGCAATATCAAATGGAATATCGAGATGGAGAAGGTCTTGACGATATACTTCACCAATTCAAAATCAGTTATCAACACTTATTAGATGAAAAGACAGGGCTTCTTTATCATGCATGGGATGAGAAGAAAGTCCAGCCATGGGCTAATAAAGAGACAGGACTATCAGAGAATTTTTGGGGAAGAGCTATGGGATGGTATGTCATGGCATTAGTAGATACATTAGAAATTATTCCAAAGGATACACCTGATCGCCCTTTTTTAGAAAAAATTCTTAAGAATACATTGGCAGCATTACTAAACTATCAGGATAAGGAAAAGGGTGTTTGGTATCAGGTAGTCGATAAGCAAGGGGAAAAGGGAAATTATTTGGAGGCGTCTGCAAGCAGTATGTACGTATGTTCTATTGCAAAAGGGATACGGCTGGGAGTTCTAGAAAAACAAGAATGGCTGCATCCATTAAAGAAAAGCTACCAAGGATTATTAGATGAATTTGTTTTACTGACAAAAGAGGGATGGGTCAATTTAAATAAAAATTGTCAGGTAGCAGGACTTGGCGGAGCTGACAAACGAGACGGAACTTATACCTATTATATTAGTGAACCAATTATTTGCAATGACCAAAAAGGCTTAGGGGCCTTTTTACAGGCATTAGTGGAAGTGGAGGAAGTCATTAACGAATAA
- a CDS encoding extracellular solute-binding protein, translated as MKKLSKLASVSLAGMLLLAGCSGGKEQSSGTYDENSKAEITWLNILHTASPPTDTILDKIEEKTNAEIKFSWIPDASKEERINTALASDSLADIVTLTILDNSSVRNALKSGMFWNVEDYLDEFPNLKEISQDVRVSASIEGKLYGIPFQKDLARNGVVLRKDWLDNLGLKVPKTVDELMEVSKAFTEGDPDGNGKNDTTGFVDRNDLIYGAFKTLSSYFGTPNVWEMDENGDFIPEFETDGYVKTMDYMKELYSNGWINKDFAVTAKTDQQQSFAQGKAGIYIGALFDAKNLQTMAAGIQDNMELALVNDMVSDSNPERAIWAANNGIGGLLAFPRSEVKDEAELKRILKFVNDLLDPEIYTLMTYGLEDVHYKLTDDGAYEITNQDLWTQEVQPFAASRPKESGYDLKDPNPIKALADEMIADNANYAVLNPAYSLESATNTSQGSELQKIITDATYQYILGEIDLDGFKQAVKTWGDSGGNTIKEEYKAAYEQTK; from the coding sequence ATGAAAAAACTATCAAAGTTAGCTAGTGTTAGTTTAGCAGGTATGTTGTTATTAGCAGGATGTAGTGGAGGAAAAGAACAATCATCTGGGACGTATGATGAAAATAGTAAGGCTGAAATTACATGGCTGAATATTCTACATACGGCATCTCCTCCAACAGATACTATTTTAGACAAAATTGAAGAGAAAACTAACGCTGAAATCAAATTTTCGTGGATTCCAGATGCTTCAAAGGAAGAAAGAATTAATACAGCTTTAGCATCTGATTCATTAGCAGATATTGTTACTTTAACCATTCTAGATAATTCCTCTGTCCGCAATGCATTGAAGTCTGGAATGTTTTGGAATGTAGAAGATTATTTAGATGAATTCCCTAATCTGAAGGAAATTTCACAAGATGTACGGGTTTCTGCTTCCATAGAAGGAAAGCTTTATGGCATTCCCTTCCAGAAGGATTTAGCTCGTAATGGTGTCGTTTTACGTAAAGACTGGCTTGATAATTTAGGCCTGAAAGTCCCGAAGACTGTTGATGAATTAATGGAAGTTTCGAAAGCGTTTACAGAAGGTGATCCTGATGGTAATGGGAAAAATGATACGACTGGATTTGTAGATAGGAACGATTTAATATATGGAGCCTTTAAAACATTAAGTTCTTATTTCGGTACACCTAATGTATGGGAAATGGATGAAAATGGAGACTTCATCCCGGAATTTGAAACGGATGGTTATGTAAAAACAATGGATTATATGAAGGAGCTGTATAGCAATGGCTGGATAAATAAAGACTTTGCCGTTACCGCAAAAACAGACCAGCAGCAAAGCTTTGCACAGGGAAAAGCAGGAATTTATATTGGCGCACTTTTCGATGCTAAAAACCTACAAACGATGGCTGCAGGCATCCAAGATAACATGGAATTAGCATTAGTGAACGATATGGTATCGGATTCAAATCCTGAGCGTGCCATTTGGGCTGCGAATAATGGAATTGGCGGATTATTGGCATTTCCGCGTTCCGAAGTAAAGGATGAAGCAGAATTAAAGAGGATTCTCAAGTTTGTAAATGATTTACTAGATCCAGAAATTTACACATTAATGACATATGGTTTGGAAGATGTCCATTATAAACTAACAGATGATGGTGCATATGAAATTACCAATCAGGATTTATGGACACAGGAAGTGCAGCCATTTGCGGCTTCTAGACCAAAAGAGTCAGGCTATGATTTAAAAGATCCCAACCCTATTAAAGCATTAGCAGATGAGATGATTGCAGACAATGCGAATTATGCCGTGTTAAATCCTGCTTATTCTTTAGAATCTGCAACCAATACATCACAAGGATCGGAATTACAAAAGATTATTACTGATGCCACATACCAGTATATTTTAGGCGAAATAGATCTGGATGGTTTCAAACAAGCTGTAAAGACATGGGGAGATTCTGGCGGAAACACGATTAAAGAGGAATATAAAGCAGCATACGAACAAACGAAATAA
- a CDS encoding YesL family protein, producing the protein MLKSVEKINHIFITILNLVYVNFLWWLFTLLGLGIFGAGPATYALVSIIRQWMRGNTSVPIFSSYWKYYKESFKESMVTSWIYLLLGYVLVIDLLHVTNWYLKVCLMIIFSLYFLSAVYIYPLMAHYNWKGIFFRIKMSFIFGFSCLQYSLLLFVVIGATYWTAITLFPGILTFFGISFLFYMITWTANQVFTRMELQNTEEVEDTTVYPTLNGQ; encoded by the coding sequence ATGTTAAAATCAGTGGAAAAAATAAATCACATTTTTATAACAATCTTAAACTTAGTTTATGTGAATTTCCTCTGGTGGCTCTTTACTTTATTAGGATTGGGGATATTTGGGGCAGGACCAGCAACCTATGCACTAGTTAGTATCATCCGACAGTGGATGAGGGGAAATACCAGTGTCCCTATCTTTTCTTCTTATTGGAAGTATTACAAAGAGTCCTTCAAGGAATCCATGGTTACTAGCTGGATTTATTTACTACTCGGCTATGTGTTAGTAATCGATTTACTCCATGTTACAAACTGGTATCTCAAAGTATGCTTGATGATCATATTCTCGTTATATTTCCTTTCTGCCGTTTATATTTATCCATTAATGGCTCATTATAACTGGAAGGGAATATTCTTTCGCATAAAGATGTCCTTTATCTTTGGTTTTTCTTGCTTGCAATATTCTCTATTATTGTTTGTTGTGATTGGAGCTACCTATTGGACAGCAATCACACTTTTTCCTGGGATTCTCACTTTCTTCGGTATTAGTTTCTTATTTTATATGATTACTTGGACAGCAAATCAAGTGTTTACTAGAATGGAATTACAAAATACAGAAGAAGTAGAAGATACAACTGTCTATCCTACGCTTAACGGACAATAA
- a CDS encoding ABC transporter permease, whose translation MKQRKKIRRQKTWANMRKNKLLYLMIFPGFLYFIIFKYLPMGGLIIAFQDYQPFLGILGSPWVGMKHFIRLFTEPTFFMLLSNTLILFALNIFIFFPMPIILALMLNEVKNKYFKSGIQTLIYIPHFMSWVIIVSITYVFLNVDGGLINEMLAAMGFNKVSFLTSPDWTRTVYIAQVIWKELGWSTIIYIAAITAVDTQLYEAAEMDGAGRLRKTWHVTLPAIRPVIITLLILKIGSTLDLGFEHMYLLLNSLNRSVAEIFDTYIYTAGLKNGQLSFSTAVGLFKGLVGLVLVMLSNKLAKKFGEDGVY comes from the coding sequence ATGAAGCAGCGTAAGAAGATTAGAAGACAAAAAACTTGGGCTAATATGAGAAAGAACAAACTTCTATATTTAATGATTTTCCCTGGCTTTCTCTATTTTATTATTTTCAAATATTTACCGATGGGCGGATTGATCATTGCTTTTCAAGATTATCAACCGTTTTTAGGAATTTTGGGCAGCCCATGGGTAGGGATGAAGCATTTTATTCGCTTATTTACAGAACCAACCTTTTTTATGCTTTTAAGTAATACACTTATTTTATTTGCTTTAAATATTTTCATTTTCTTTCCAATGCCGATCATCTTAGCGCTTATGCTAAATGAAGTCAAAAACAAATATTTTAAATCTGGTATCCAAACGTTAATTTATATCCCCCATTTTATGTCATGGGTAATTATTGTTTCCATTACATATGTCTTTTTAAATGTTGATGGTGGATTGATTAATGAAATGTTAGCAGCAATGGGCTTCAATAAAGTCAGTTTTTTAACTTCACCTGATTGGACGCGAACCGTTTATATTGCCCAAGTAATTTGGAAAGAACTAGGCTGGTCTACTATCATATATATTGCCGCTATTACAGCTGTAGATACTCAATTATACGAAGCAGCGGAAATGGATGGAGCAGGACGACTGCGCAAAACATGGCATGTAACATTACCGGCCATTCGACCAGTAATTATTACATTATTAATCTTAAAAATTGGCAGCACGTTAGATTTAGGATTTGAACACATGTATCTATTATTGAATTCATTAAATAGAAGTGTTGCAGAGATTTTTGACACCTATATTTATACTGCTGGTTTGAAGAATGGACAATTAAGTTTTAGTACTGCTGTTGGTTTATTTAAGGGATTAGTAGGATTAGTTTTAGTTATGCTTTCAAATAAGCTTGCCAAGAAGTTTGGTGAGGATGGGGTTTATTAA
- a CDS encoding carbohydrate ABC transporter permease: MEKTHKNRKITKGGKVFSIINGTILIIIALICFLPFVNVIASSFASTQEVVAKRFILIPETFSLDAYRYILSTPTLFKSLAVSVGVTGVGTLVSMVLTSLMAYGLSRKYLHGRGFLNFLVVFSMLFSGGMIPTFLVVKAFGLIDSYWSLILPVAINAFNLIIMRNFFQALPDSLEESAKMDGCTDLGVFWKIMLPLALPSIATISLFYAVTYWNTYMTAILYINDSTKWPIQVLLRQIVIVSSGMQAEGSSVDVIPPAQTIKMAVIVIATVPMLIAYPFVQKYFVKGALVGSVKG; this comes from the coding sequence ATGGAGAAAACGCATAAAAATAGGAAAATAACAAAAGGAGGAAAGGTCTTTTCTATTATTAATGGAACCATTTTAATCATTATCGCCTTAATTTGTTTTCTGCCTTTTGTAAATGTTATAGCTAGTTCCTTTGCTTCTACACAAGAGGTTGTAGCTAAACGATTTATTCTAATTCCTGAAACTTTTTCGTTAGATGCATACCGTTATATTCTTTCTACACCCACACTTTTTAAATCTTTAGCAGTATCGGTTGGCGTTACTGGCGTCGGTACTTTAGTAAGTATGGTCCTAACTTCTTTGATGGCCTATGGCTTATCACGTAAATATCTTCATGGAAGGGGATTTCTTAACTTTCTTGTTGTATTCTCTATGTTATTTAGCGGTGGAATGATTCCTACCTTCTTAGTAGTTAAAGCCTTTGGGTTAATTGATTCTTATTGGTCTTTGATACTGCCTGTAGCAATTAATGCGTTTAATTTAATTATCATGAGAAACTTTTTCCAAGCATTACCGGATAGTTTAGAAGAATCGGCTAAAATGGATGGCTGCACGGATTTAGGTGTCTTTTGGAAGATTATGCTACCTTTGGCACTACCATCAATTGCAACCATTTCTTTGTTTTATGCTGTTACCTATTGGAATACTTATATGACAGCTATTCTTTATATTAATGATTCTACAAAATGGCCAATTCAAGTTTTATTGCGACAGATTGTTATCGTTTCAAGCGGTATGCAAGCAGAAGGTTCGTCAGTTGACGTTATTCCACCTGCGCAAACGATTAAGATGGCCGTTATTGTTATAGCAACAGTACCAATGCTTATTGCGTACCCATTTGTTCAAAAATATTTTGTCAAAGGGGCATTAGTAGGCTCTGTAAAGGGGTGA